In Ananas comosus cultivar F153 linkage group 7, ASM154086v1, whole genome shotgun sequence, the sequence TTCTATATCGGCTTCACTATTTTGAGAAGCAACAGTCTGCCGTTTGGCAGGCAATACAGCCAGAGCTTTTGCCATGGCAGTGAAATTTGATACGACCTTCTAAGTTCTAAAAGTAGGACCCTTTAGGAGCTTTAATTTCTGCTGTGGCAAAAGGCTGTCGCGGCAATTCTAGTAAAAaggttgtttttctttttcaaacaGCCTTACTAAAACATCACTTACGTAGAAATCTCCAACTGGACCAATACGGGTCCCAAGTATAGGAGAGTTGCTtcatgatttaaaaaaaaaaagaaaaaaaaatctagaaagaaagaaagggataGGATAAACTTACGTGAATATCCGTACAAAAACCCGGATGTAGAAATCCATATGTACAGAGAGAATTGGTACAATATAACGCTTATAGCGATTTGCATGGCTCTGCATCAGATGATTGACAAAATGAAAATCTTGTTAAAATGAAAGACATGGTAAAATACGGGCCTCAGATGATTGACAAAATGAAAATCTTGTTAAAATGAAAGACATGGTAAAATATGGCTAAAAATGATGGAGAAATACCTCGATGCTAGCAAGGAGGATTCTCAAAGCCATCTCATGGCAATACTTGCCTTTCACAGGGTACGAACCGTACCTACATTCAACTATAAAGGTCACAGGATGGACATGGgaataggggtggcaatccagctagCTGTTCGCaagccagcttgtgttcggctcgaaatgagctcgagatcaaatcgctcgtttagtaaacgagctgaacacgagctggattttttagctcgtttaataaacgagccgaacacgagctagggtcagctcgctcgtgttcggctcgataacaactcaaatatatattttttttatttatatatatacagataaataattatatataatataatacaaatttttattatttgatttttagcccaacctaaatataaagcccaattcaaTTATAAAATAGCTCTTTTATATGTAAAATCTTGACCattagatcaaatctaatagGTAAGAtccaataaatttattttctatatatttattctttttaatccttttaacttCTTATTCGTGAGCcggctcgtattcggctcgctcgtgttcggctcgttgacacccctacaTGGGAATACCATTTCTCTCTTTTAACAAAAACACCACTAAAAATCTCACTTGGAATAGCAGACCTCCCCACTGCCCCCACAGAGAACTGCCATGTCAGTAGCAGTACACATTAAAATGCCCCCATCAGCAACTGATTGTACAGCTGAGTCCAAGAACACAGAAGGTGATCCATAGGGATCAAGATCAACCTGCAAACTATATCAAGTTAGAAGAACTCCAAAATACTAAATATTCTCCAGAAAAGattattaaagaaaagaaagatgctACTTGCTAATAGCTGAACCCATACCCATCATGTTACTTATATTTAATTCAGATATgaggaaacaaaattttaagatttcgagctttaataaaacaaaataatggCTTTTCTGTGCGTTCCAAATGTTGTTGACAAAGTTGTCATATGAACCACAGACCACACCAGTACCAGCTGACCAGGCCCATTTCTATAGTCCAAGCATTTGGAAAATTTTGCGACTATCTAGGACACATGCCCAGGTCACTGCTCACTTTTTCCACAGAAAAGTACGAACTTTGATTCATCTATACTTATTGTGAGAGAATGTAACAATGCGAGGATAAGAATTGTCTGCAAACAATCGTACAAATAAAGATCAGCACCATCTTTCAATTAATCTTTGCTGGAATATGGGATCAGTCATTAAATGCAGCAAGAAATTTGTCCttcatgtttatttttacaAGATTTTTATCCCTTTGTACTTGTGCTTAGGATACAGATGTGATGAAGTGATAATTATCGTCAAACAATATTGCTAACAAGAGTATCACTTTTTCCCCTATTTAAGGATCCAAAATATGCCACTGTCTTATATCATCCGACCTTCCTCAGGCCAAACATACAGGTTAATATGTTTCCAAAAATGTAAATAATCTGAAAAAGTAAATAATCATTACGTAAGTAGAGAAGAGGAATATGATGTATATACCCCAAGTTATCTATTTATTTCTATCTCAGTTACAGAACACAAAGTTACCACATCAAATTCTTTTGGGTGAGTAAGCATGTAAACTCGTGCATCAGCAAGATGAGCTTCCACTTTTGAACAAGCCAGGGAACCATtgaattgtatatttttcttgCAAGCTTCAACAGATGCTGTTAAAAGGAATTTCCTGCTGTTATTAGGAGTTGCAGAtagaaaatacataaaaataaaaagaagaagaaagaacagCGTCAAAGCACCTTTGTCATTGTCTAAAGCAATCACTTGTCCTATTCCGTCTACTTCACGGGCATATCGTAAAGCTCTTAACCCAGAAGCAGCCAAAGCCTGCAAAATTCTGGTGAGTAACCTGAACAAGAACTACATTATACTATAAAACAAAGGCTTAATTGCAACAGGTATGCTTTAATCAGAAATGATTATTACTAGAAACTCAAAGAGGGgacaatataatatttttccaTTTCACCTCAAGAACTTTAGGTGCCTTGAGTTCCCTCGGCCCTTTCCATTTCATGTTCCTCGGTTCCTGTGAGTTATCTTCTTCGCCCTCTACAGATTGGTTTAACGGCATGTCACGACCTCCATTTGTTTCCTCAACGTGTGGGGCCATTGCCTCCTCCTCTAGTATAGATCCACTAGTGCCTTCAAGTACCATTTCTtccaattttctctttttgtccaAAATTGCTGCATGCTCTTCCTGTCGCTTAGCGATGAAGGTCCTCAAAATAGCGATGGACATGTCTCGGTTGTTAACCTGATGATAACAATTTGCTGTTAGTAGAAAGCTTTAATCTTATTGAAGCTATCACAGCGTAACGACTTTTTGTCCATGATTCTAAGTAAAACAAGACATTAAAACTTTATTTGTTTCATGCTTCAACACATCATGCTAGCTCAGATTACTTGGATAAAAATACATTAGATATGTTCACTCAAGctaaaaaaaagatgagaatAAGTATAATAAGAATTAGAAGATATCCATTGCTCTAACATCTAAAATAATATCACACTAGTTCATCAGCTACAAAGCCATTTAATTCTTAGTGAAACTTAGAGAACCATAACTCAAATTTTACTTTAGGTAGGTCGTAATTGCACCAAAttccccacaaaaaaaaaaaactaaagtataCAGTGTTGAAGGTCAAACAAGATTGAACAATAATCGTTCAAACTCTTTAATcgcaaaagaacaaaaatctCTTCTTTTGCTACTTGATAGTCtttaaatccaaattaaatcACTTCATAGCCTACAAAACCCAACCTTTAGCAATACTACAAATATAAATCATTAAAAgagtcaaattttatttttttaaaaaaatagttcaaGTAGCGATCACAATCTACTAAAAAACCTAGATTATCAATGGGAAATAGCAAAATCGATTCACCTGGGCCTTGTTGAAGAATACGCTGTTGCTCGCATGCATGAGGATCTCCGCCTCCCCTTCCTTTATCACCGTGTACCCCTTGAGCTTCTCCGCTACGTCTCCCATGGTCTCGATCCGATCATGAACAAGCTAAGAGAGAAAGACTCGGATAATTTAGGGCGAAGATACGAGGAGAGATCGGGATTGCGATGCCTAGGGTTCACGCTATGAGACGATCGAATTCGATTagagtgtgtttggttccatgtaaaactatgaaaaaaatatttcgatggaaaaaaaaatttcggaggaaaataaattttacgctctCTAGTGTTTGGtttctaggaaaaaaaaagtagtttttcgttatggttgtttggttgaaagaaaaaaaagaaaaaattataaatagaaaactattatatatattttctcttattctatatattatatattattgatatacaataattatcatattacatatattttagtattatagtttatatttataaataaaatattatataatattatatttatattaaaaataaaatactatctttaatatatatatatatatatatatatatatatatatatagaaaaaagtgGGGGGATAGAGGTCCACCGTAGACCTCTCTCTCGCGGTCCATGAGGTGGAGCGCATGCCCGCTTCACCCCCAACGCCGCAGTTTTTCGCcggtgggggagagagaggtccacctCGTGATCCACGAGGTGGAGTGCACCTCGTGGACAGCATGCCCGCTTCCCTCCCAACGCCGCGATTTTTTGGCgaggttttcgttttccgctcggttcgagcggaaaacgaaaaccttTCTTTTCCACAAAATCTGTAAACAAAATTTtccgaaaaaattattttacgagCAAAAAAATACCGGAATTCTAGTTTTCAACCGAAAAAAATTTCGGGGTAGTTTTACgcggaaccaaacacaccctttgGCGATGCGTCGAGCCCATAACGGGTCGGGTTTTTTTACGAGTAAATAGTTAACCAGCCGGATCTATTTGCTTAGGACCTTTTTGTTTTGGGTAAGTTTTATGATTCGAATTTGTTTACAGTAAAAATTACTAAGGCTCAAACTATTTACAgtaacaattatttttatttttttttcctacaacaCTGTAAGATACCATTTCGCCaggaataaataatttttgtttattaagcataacttttaaaataaataggaACTAGAATAATTTGTGTTTGAACATGAATTAGATTATTATggggaataaaaaatattttatttgtataattNatatatatatatatatatatatatatatatatatatatatatatatatatatatatatatatatataaatttattaattttaataaaatctcAGAAAAATTCGATGTGAatcaataaattcaaaataattaaaagttaatggGTTCTTAATCAAAACGAAGTAAAGTTCCGAGAGGAGGCTATTTCAGAATAGCCTATAGTTGAAGTGGACTCCATGTACAAACTTTACCtactcaaaaatccaatcttttaacAATGAAACGATTAATAGGATAGAAATTTAGAGTTTCGTCGTCACCTTAGCAGGTGCTGAGGGcaccgaagaagaagaagcagcagaagCTTCGCCCTTGTTAGATCCTTAAATAGcaaccaaaaaggaaaaaaaaacattaaaaacaaATGAGAAATTGAATACGAACAACGAAACGAGGATAGGGgcgagatgaagaagaagaagaagaagtggaggaggaggcgatCGCACCTTGCTCTTTCGCTTGCTCTTCTTATTAGGGTTTTTGATCTTCCGAACCGTCGCTCGCGAGGGCTCTTTGACGatggaatttttttctttttcttttttttcttttttttttttttttctttttaactctcTCTTTTTACCTCACTGTTTGCGGAACCGCTGAAACCCCCAACCCCTCCTTTAACCCCAAACAAGAATTTTGGAAGATGGGGTTAGCCAAGTCCACCCCAACCCAGAAATAAGGATGGGATTAAGTTAATCTCAtccctattttatttttaaatataaatataaaattttaatttttaaattttaaattttaaaatttttaaattaatattttatttttaagaatttaaaatttaaatttattatttttaattatataaattttaaatttgatattttatatt encodes:
- the LOC109712982 gene encoding probable tRNA (guanine(26)-N(2))-dimethyltransferase 1 isoform X2, whose amino-acid sequence is MGDVAEKLKGYTVIKEGEAEILMHASNSVFFNKAQVNNRDMSIAILRTFIAKRQEEHAAILDKKRKLEEMVLEGTSGSILEEEAMAPHVEETNGGRDMPLNQSVEGEEDNSQEPRNMKWKGPRELKAPKVLEALAASGLRALRYAREVDGIGQVIALDNDKASVEACKKNIQFNGSLACSKVEAHLADARVYMLTHPKEFDVVDLDPYGSPSVFLDSAVQSVADGGILMCTATDMAVLCGGSGEVCYSKYGSYPVKGKYCHEMALRILLASIESHANRYKRYIVPILSVHMDFYIRVFVRIFTSASEIKNTPLKLSYVYQCVGCDSFHLQSVGRVVSKNNSMKPAPGFGPVVPQQCSHCGKKYNMGGPIWSAPMHNQEWVLSILASVKAMKERYPAYEKITAVLTTVSEELHDIPLFLSLHNLCATLKCTSPSAVMFRSAVINAGYRISGSHVNPLGLKSDAPMDVIWDIMRCWVNSHPIRAQPPDHSGTVILSKEPTLQLLP
- the LOC109712982 gene encoding probable tRNA (guanine(26)-N(2))-dimethyltransferase 1 isoform X1, with translation MGDVAEKLKGYTVIKEGEAEILMHASNSVFFNKAQVNNRDMSIAILRTFIAKRQEEHAAILDKKRKLEEMVLEGTSGSILEEEAMAPHVEETNGGRDMPLNQSVEGEEDNSQEPRNMKWKGPRELKAPKVLEALAASGLRALRYAREVDGIGQVIALDNDKASVEACKKNIQFNGSLACSKVEAHLADARVYMLTHPKEFDVVDLDPYGSPSVFLDSAVQSVADGGILMCTATDMAVLCGGSGEVCYSKYGSYPVKGKYCHEMALRILLASIESHANRYKRYIVPILSVHMDFYIRVFVRIFTSASEIKNTPLKLSYVYQCVGCDSFHLQSVGRVVSKNNSMKPAPGFGPVVPQQCSHCGKKYNMGGPIWSAPMHNQEWVLSILASVKAMKERYPAYEKITAVLTTVSEELHDIPLFLSLHNLCATLKCTSPSAVMFRSAVINAGYRISGSHVNPLGLKSDAPMDVIWDIMRCWVNSHPIRAQPPDHSGTVILSKEPTLQANFARAAASLSKAQVKKVKRFLPNPERHWGPKVRAGRQITSKHSSLLGPQSLNESHNREEDEGIEGNGAASSEQSAEGEANEHNISKRQKTDDALASEP